In a single window of the Amycolatopsis sp. cg5 genome:
- a CDS encoding acyltransferase family protein, which translates to MKRNRALAALTGGAPMSHAEYLNTRHFDGLTGLRALAAVSVVLFHYGGPALGPLAGWIAVHLFFVLSGFLITTLSLREEDRNGRVSLRAFWVRRVFRIMPVYYTVLALTAVFALIGGVYWSSGLGAAMPLYLVFGNELVDFNTPLGMSWTLGVEEKFYLVWPAVLVLTGLAASRKLWLRTGICVAVVAAIVFGALPLTPGTGWAKLAVNYVSLVIGCGLALLMHHPKGFALVRPLTRPSVAVPIALGFCVFQLSVGPLVELVGGLWRFVPIYAVVSAVLLVAVIAPGPVRRALACRPMRFVGDRSYGLYLSQVMAAAVTGLVAPPGWVKAIATVAVALGIACVLYRWVETPMIAQGRRLAAKLPSRKPTRQLVAA; encoded by the coding sequence TTGAAAAGGAACCGCGCGCTCGCGGCTCTCACCGGCGGCGCACCGATGAGCCACGCCGAGTACCTCAACACCCGCCATTTCGACGGCCTGACGGGTCTGCGCGCGCTGGCCGCGGTGTCCGTGGTGCTCTTCCACTACGGCGGACCGGCGCTGGGCCCGCTGGCCGGGTGGATCGCGGTGCACCTGTTCTTCGTGCTGTCCGGGTTCCTGATCACGACGTTGAGCCTGCGCGAGGAGGATCGCAACGGGCGGGTGTCGCTGCGCGCGTTCTGGGTGCGGCGGGTGTTCCGGATCATGCCGGTGTACTACACGGTGCTGGCGCTGACGGCGGTGTTCGCGCTGATCGGCGGGGTGTACTGGAGCAGCGGGCTGGGTGCGGCGATGCCGTTGTATCTGGTGTTCGGCAACGAACTCGTCGACTTCAACACCCCGCTCGGCATGTCGTGGACGCTGGGGGTCGAGGAGAAGTTCTATCTCGTCTGGCCGGCGGTGCTGGTGCTGACCGGGTTGGCCGCGAGCCGGAAACTGTGGCTGCGCACGGGAATCTGCGTGGCCGTGGTCGCGGCGATCGTGTTCGGGGCGTTGCCGCTGACGCCGGGAACCGGCTGGGCGAAGCTCGCGGTGAACTACGTTTCGCTGGTGATCGGGTGCGGGCTGGCGTTGCTGATGCACCACCCCAAGGGCTTCGCGCTGGTTCGCCCGTTGACACGGCCGTCGGTCGCCGTGCCGATCGCGCTCGGGTTCTGCGTGTTCCAGCTGTCGGTCGGACCGCTCGTCGAGCTGGTCGGCGGCTTGTGGCGGTTCGTGCCGATCTACGCGGTCGTTTCGGCCGTTCTCCTGGTCGCGGTGATCGCGCCCGGCCCGGTGCGGCGCGCGCTGGCGTGCCGTCCGATGAGGTTCGTGGGCGATCGGTCGTACGGGCTGTATCTGAGCCAGGTGATGGCGGCCGCGGTGACCGGTCTCGTCGCGCCGCCCGGCTGGGTCAAGGCGATCGCCACCGTGGCCGTCGCGCTCGGGATCGCGTGCGTGCTGTACCGCTGGGTGGAGACGCCGATGATCGCCCAGGGCAGGCGGCTCGCGGCGAAGCTGCCCAGCCGGAAGCCCACAAGGCAGCTGGTGGCGGCTTAG
- a CDS encoding amidase domain-containing protein, which yields MRNLSKRAGVFAATSVVLAASVAGNASAATAEDAVSRVIEQYVQARADDVTNAPAARSAGAAMTAGFKVQAAVEAREGQAFRQRWAGSLWEYGKAVVTMGKPVVQKHGTGATVKIEERTDLYFARRASASMPEKTSYRVDHVIELTGAAGTWEIASDTLDLPIGSVNPLPYFTTARTGGPGERQVTTAAKTEAAQVNSVAGAPYNRQAMADYAKRWALDRNSAYPSFGNDCTNFVSQAMSAGGWLHVVNPGPFGNPTDKGNWYMRYLSTHAGYSQTWSVADMFRYFAIDNSTPRRVTLNGNHSRRGDVIWADWDLANGSPGVDGHWDHVMIITGDAYPNVDDWITKTVSYHTTDTRDVPLQQVWEKSMKRSPNFGFYFGYLIDAP from the coding sequence ATGCGAAATCTGAGCAAGAGAGCCGGTGTGTTCGCCGCGACTTCGGTGGTGTTGGCCGCTTCCGTGGCCGGCAACGCTTCCGCCGCGACAGCTGAAGACGCGGTGTCGCGAGTCATCGAGCAGTACGTGCAGGCGCGGGCCGACGACGTGACCAATGCGCCCGCGGCGCGATCCGCCGGTGCGGCGATGACGGCCGGGTTCAAGGTCCAGGCGGCCGTCGAGGCGCGTGAAGGGCAGGCTTTCCGTCAGCGGTGGGCCGGATCGCTCTGGGAATACGGCAAAGCCGTTGTGACAATGGGAAAGCCTGTCGTGCAGAAGCACGGAACCGGTGCGACGGTCAAGATCGAGGAGCGTACGGACCTCTACTTCGCGCGGCGCGCGAGTGCTTCCATGCCGGAGAAGACCTCTTATCGGGTCGACCACGTGATCGAGCTGACCGGTGCCGCCGGGACCTGGGAGATCGCGTCCGACACGCTCGACCTGCCCATCGGCTCGGTCAATCCGTTGCCGTACTTCACCACCGCGCGTACCGGCGGGCCGGGGGAGCGGCAGGTGACGACGGCGGCGAAAACCGAAGCTGCCCAGGTGAACTCGGTGGCCGGCGCGCCCTACAACCGCCAGGCGATGGCCGACTACGCGAAGCGGTGGGCGCTCGACCGGAACTCCGCGTATCCCTCCTTCGGCAACGACTGCACCAACTTCGTCTCGCAGGCGATGAGCGCGGGCGGGTGGCTGCACGTCGTCAACCCCGGTCCGTTCGGGAATCCGACGGACAAGGGCAATTGGTACATGCGCTACCTCTCGACGCACGCGGGCTACAGCCAGACCTGGTCGGTCGCGGACATGTTCCGCTACTTCGCGATCGACAACTCGACGCCGCGCCGGGTCACGTTGAACGGGAACCACTCACGCCGGGGTGACGTCATCTGGGCGGACTGGGATCTGGCCAACGGCAGCCCCGGGGTGGACGGGCACTGGGACCACGTCATGATCATCACCGGGGACGCCTACCCGAACGTGGACGACTGGATCACCAAGACCGTTTCGTACCACACCACCGACACGCGGGACGTGCCGTTGCAGCAGGTGTGGGAGAAGTCGATGAAGCGAAGCCCGAACTTCGGCTTCTACTTCGGTTACCTCATCGACGCCCCGTAA
- a CDS encoding RidA family protein, translating into MTDVQLIRSASLTDRAPYAYAAVASDVRQLVFTAGACPLDEHGETVAPGDIAAQAEQVMANLKTALEAAGASLTDVVKTTVYVASQDRKDLTTAWSVVSSHFGAHDAPSTLLGVTVLGYPDQLVEVEAVAALFH; encoded by the coding sequence ATGACTGACGTTCAGCTCATCCGGTCGGCGAGCCTCACCGATCGGGCTCCGTACGCCTACGCGGCCGTGGCCTCGGACGTTCGGCAGCTCGTGTTCACCGCAGGTGCCTGCCCGCTCGACGAGCACGGCGAAACCGTGGCGCCAGGAGACATCGCGGCGCAGGCCGAACAGGTGATGGCGAACCTCAAAACGGCGTTGGAGGCGGCAGGCGCGAGCCTCACCGACGTGGTCAAGACGACGGTCTACGTCGCCAGCCAGGATCGGAAAGATCTCACCACCGCGTGGAGTGTTGTGAGCAGCCATTTCGGCGCGCACGACGCGCCCAGCACCCTTCTCGGCGTCACGGTGCTGGGATATCCGGATCAGCTGGTCGAGGTGGAAGCCGTCGCGGCGCTGTTTCATTGA
- a CDS encoding Cmx/CmrA family chloramphenicol efflux MFS transporter, with protein MPFAIYVLGLAVFAQGTSEFMLSGLVSDIATDLGVTIPAVGSLTSAFAVGMIVGAPLVAVLSMRWPRRRALLAFLVTFLLAHVVGALTGSFAVLFVTRVIAALANAGFLAVGLATAASMAGPQAKGRATSILLSGVTLACIAGVPLGAILSEFWGWRSAFWGVALISAPAVIAIVAAVPAEPVDPDATSAKHELRALGSPKLIVTLLLGALVNGATFCSFTYLAPVITTVTGLSSGWVPAALALFGVGSFAGVNLGGRLADRHPIQLLSIGSAALLAGWLLFALTAGNPVAALVFVFVQGTLSFAVGSTLIARVFYTAAGAPTLAGGFATAALNVGAAAGPALGGLALAAGFGFRAPLLVSAALVAGAIVLSATRLGYRDRRSAKPVR; from the coding sequence ATGCCTTTCGCCATTTACGTACTCGGGCTGGCCGTGTTCGCCCAAGGCACCTCCGAGTTCATGCTGTCCGGCCTGGTGTCGGACATCGCCACGGACCTCGGCGTGACGATCCCCGCGGTGGGATCGCTGACCTCGGCGTTCGCGGTCGGCATGATCGTCGGCGCGCCGCTGGTGGCCGTCCTGAGCATGCGGTGGCCACGCCGCCGCGCGCTGCTCGCCTTTCTCGTCACCTTTCTGCTCGCGCACGTCGTCGGCGCGCTGACCGGCAGCTTCGCCGTCCTGTTCGTCACCAGGGTGATCGCCGCGCTCGCGAACGCCGGGTTCCTGGCCGTCGGCCTGGCGACCGCGGCGAGCATGGCCGGGCCCCAAGCCAAGGGCCGTGCCACCTCGATCCTGCTCAGCGGGGTCACGCTCGCCTGTATCGCCGGCGTCCCGCTCGGCGCGATCCTCAGCGAATTCTGGGGCTGGCGCTCGGCTTTCTGGGGTGTCGCGCTCATCTCCGCGCCCGCGGTCATCGCCATCGTGGCGGCCGTCCCAGCCGAGCCGGTCGACCCGGACGCCACGAGCGCGAAGCATGAGCTGCGCGCGCTCGGTTCGCCGAAGCTGATCGTCACCCTGCTGCTGGGCGCGCTGGTCAACGGTGCCACGTTCTGTTCGTTCACCTATCTCGCACCGGTCATCACCACCGTCACCGGGTTGTCCAGCGGCTGGGTGCCCGCCGCGCTCGCGCTGTTCGGCGTCGGCTCGTTCGCCGGGGTCAACCTCGGCGGCAGGCTCGCCGACAGGCACCCGATCCAGCTGCTCTCGATCGGCTCCGCCGCGTTGCTGGCGGGCTGGCTGCTGTTCGCGCTCACCGCGGGCAACCCGGTCGCGGCGCTGGTCTTCGTGTTCGTCCAGGGCACGTTGTCGTTCGCGGTCGGCTCCACGCTGATCGCGCGGGTGTTCTACACCGCGGCCGGGGCGCCGACGCTGGCCGGCGGGTTCGCCACCGCCGCGCTGAACGTCGGCGCGGCGGCGGGACCCGCGCTCGGCGGTCTCGCGCTCGCCGCCGGGTTCGGGTTCCGCGCGCCGCTGCTGGTGAGTGCCGCGCTGGTGGCGGGCGCGATCGTCCTGAGCGCTACCCGGCTCGGATATCGCGACCGTCGCTCGGCGAAGCCGGTCCGGTGA
- a CDS encoding NB-ARC domain-containing protein has product MSATGLGDFLRFYRMRIPLTQGELAERTGVSVRTIGYLERGRATTPHRSTIDLLVEGLALCGEEAAEFARLARGDRDGGTDPVTDVSALCAVPPVLTPVLGRDQEYHSFEGFVRDPDAASPSRVAVIHGLPGVGKTAFAVDAAHRLAAGFDHGCLFVDMHGMGEEPLPVERAAHRLLRVLGVEERGIPAGLDGKLALYQSLLRDRAVLLVLDNVLDEAQARPLTRDSPGSVVLVTSRSTLVGLNAGYRMSLGPLDADRSVALLGDIIGLARVEAEPEMAERVAKLCGGVPLALLIAGNRIASRPQWTVGDFASRFVDERRRLSALAAGGLQVRTAFELSAKHLTPAAAVMLRRLALVPGVDSTVELAVVVSGQTEHVAEAALEELANASLLGVGEVPGRYTQHDLLRAFARERLELDEDPAAVLEAATRVRHWLLTTATKAALRFDDTAVLGLKTAWHDDIPAAAPGEPEPIRNRECADRWLAAELEHWRGALRSAVELGEHQRVLHLSQAMAWFALLRGGDGELWGEVFRAGVAAARALGDTRAEARQLDFLSWTLWELCGQLEEAAQAHAGAAEFAGEMDALGLSRHLYFGASIHWHRGEQDKAIADATGAADAYGVIGYEVGRHVAIGLLAWFLGKQGKRAESEAAHRQCVTYLRAYAENSAGDELLASVLARHVECLPEADDLPTVLELLEEAESLYCKHDITSKVTWVMQLRGAAYLAAGQLQKAADELTTAFETTRIPQSRIEILVRLAEVADETGDADVAREHRVRALAECAAYDAPAMRAVAEKLAGELTRRP; this is encoded by the coding sequence GTGAGCGCGACCGGCTTAGGTGATTTCCTGCGGTTTTATCGGATGCGGATCCCGCTGACCCAGGGAGAGCTGGCCGAGCGGACCGGGGTCAGCGTTCGCACGATCGGTTACCTGGAACGCGGCAGGGCCACGACGCCGCATCGCAGCACGATCGATCTGCTCGTCGAAGGTCTCGCACTGTGCGGTGAGGAGGCCGCGGAGTTCGCCCGGCTGGCTCGGGGTGACCGGGACGGGGGCACCGATCCTGTTACGGACGTCTCCGCGCTCTGCGCGGTGCCGCCGGTGCTCACCCCGGTGCTGGGACGGGACCAGGAGTATCACTCGTTCGAGGGATTCGTGCGGGACCCGGATGCCGCGTCGCCGTCGCGGGTCGCGGTGATCCACGGGCTGCCCGGGGTGGGCAAGACCGCGTTCGCCGTCGACGCGGCGCACCGGCTGGCCGCCGGGTTCGACCACGGCTGCCTGTTCGTGGACATGCACGGCATGGGGGAGGAGCCGCTGCCGGTGGAGCGGGCAGCGCATCGGCTGCTGCGCGTGCTCGGCGTCGAGGAGCGGGGCATTCCGGCCGGCCTCGACGGCAAACTGGCGCTGTACCAGTCATTGCTGCGAGACCGCGCGGTGCTGCTGGTCCTGGACAACGTCCTCGACGAGGCACAGGCGCGCCCGTTGACCCGGGACAGTCCCGGCTCCGTGGTGCTGGTGACGAGCCGGAGCACCCTGGTGGGACTCAACGCCGGTTACCGAATGTCGTTGGGGCCGCTGGACGCGGACCGTTCTGTCGCTCTTTTGGGTGACATCATCGGACTGGCTCGCGTCGAGGCGGAGCCCGAAATGGCCGAACGCGTCGCGAAGCTGTGCGGCGGGGTGCCGCTCGCGCTGCTCATCGCGGGCAACCGGATCGCCAGCAGACCACAATGGACGGTCGGTGACTTCGCGAGCCGGTTCGTCGACGAGCGGCGCAGGCTGTCCGCGCTCGCCGCGGGCGGACTTCAGGTGCGGACAGCGTTCGAGCTGTCCGCCAAGCACCTCACGCCCGCCGCCGCGGTCATGCTCCGCAGGCTCGCGCTGGTACCGGGTGTCGACAGCACCGTCGAGCTCGCCGTGGTCGTCAGCGGACAGACCGAGCACGTCGCCGAGGCCGCGCTCGAAGAACTCGCGAACGCGAGCCTGCTCGGAGTCGGCGAAGTACCCGGCCGCTACACACAGCACGACCTACTGCGTGCCTTCGCGCGCGAGCGTCTCGAACTGGACGAAGACCCGGCCGCCGTACTGGAGGCGGCTACCAGGGTCCGGCATTGGCTGCTCACGACCGCGACGAAGGCCGCGCTGCGGTTCGACGACACCGCGGTGCTCGGGCTCAAGACGGCGTGGCACGACGACATTCCGGCGGCGGCGCCCGGCGAACCGGAGCCGATCCGGAACCGGGAGTGCGCGGACCGCTGGCTGGCCGCGGAACTCGAGCACTGGCGCGGCGCGCTGCGTTCGGCTGTCGAGCTGGGCGAGCATCAGCGGGTGCTGCACCTGTCCCAGGCGATGGCGTGGTTCGCGCTTCTGCGCGGCGGAGACGGTGAACTGTGGGGTGAGGTCTTTCGCGCGGGCGTGGCCGCGGCTCGCGCACTCGGCGACACGCGGGCGGAGGCACGGCAGCTCGACTTCCTGTCCTGGACGCTGTGGGAGTTGTGCGGCCAGCTCGAAGAAGCGGCACAGGCGCACGCGGGTGCCGCCGAGTTCGCCGGCGAGATGGACGCTCTCGGACTCTCGCGGCACCTCTACTTCGGCGCGTCGATCCATTGGCATCGCGGTGAGCAGGACAAGGCGATCGCCGATGCGACCGGTGCCGCCGACGCGTACGGCGTCATCGGGTACGAGGTCGGCCGCCATGTCGCGATCGGACTGCTCGCGTGGTTCCTTGGCAAGCAAGGGAAACGCGCCGAATCGGAGGCGGCGCACCGTCAATGCGTCACATACCTGCGTGCCTACGCCGAGAATTCGGCGGGTGACGAGCTGCTGGCCTCGGTGCTGGCGCGGCACGTCGAATGCCTGCCCGAGGCCGACGATCTGCCGACCGTCCTGGAACTGCTGGAAGAAGCGGAATCCTTGTACTGCAAGCACGACATCACCTCGAAGGTGACTTGGGTGATGCAGCTGCGCGGCGCCGCTTACCTGGCCGCCGGGCAGCTGCAGAAGGCGGCCGACGAGTTGACGACCGCGTTCGAGACCACCCGGATACCGCAGAGCCGCATCGAGATCCTGGTGCGGCTCGCCGAGGTCGCCGACGAAACCGGTGACGCGGACGTCGCCCGCGAACACCGGGTCCGCGCGCTGGCCGAGTGCGCCGCGTACGACGCACCCGCCATGCGTGCCGTTGCCGAAAAACTGGCCGGTGAGCTTACGCGCCGACCATGA
- a CDS encoding serine hydrolase domain-containing protein: MRRTSILIAALCAATVTSTGVAAASPGSALQRDADAVVADGSPGVLAELSTPRGKTKVRSGYGDLERESPVPWNAHFRIASFTKTFVSATILQLTAEGRLSLEDTVDRWLPGVVAGNGNDGRAITVRQLLQHTSGLYDYLLDLPWLEDEKGFLEHRYDKISAPEAAKMAVSHAPNFQPGARWEYSNTNYVVAGMVIEKVTGRSWRREVTDRIIRPLGMQETSAPGTSPRIPAPHARGYHRFPVAGTNELGDWVDVTSLNPAAGGGADGELISTTEDGNKFLQALMTGKVLKPAQLAEMKKTVPVSDKAGYGLGLAWTATSCGGYWGHGGGWHGFATGSGVTENGKRSVMVTVNTVTPRTDSEHPGDPINTLIERALCDG, translated from the coding sequence ATGAGACGAACCTCGATCCTGATCGCCGCTCTTTGTGCCGCCACCGTCACCTCGACGGGCGTGGCCGCCGCGTCACCCGGCAGCGCTCTGCAGCGCGACGCCGACGCGGTCGTGGCCGACGGTTCTCCCGGCGTACTGGCCGAGCTGAGCACTCCGCGCGGCAAGACCAAGGTACGCAGCGGATACGGCGATCTGGAGCGCGAGAGCCCGGTGCCGTGGAACGCGCATTTCCGGATCGCGAGTTTCACCAAGACCTTCGTCTCCGCCACGATCTTGCAGCTCACGGCCGAGGGACGGCTTTCGCTCGAGGACACGGTGGACCGGTGGCTGCCGGGTGTGGTGGCTGGCAACGGCAACGACGGCCGGGCCATCACCGTCCGGCAGCTGCTGCAGCACACCAGTGGCCTGTACGACTATCTCCTGGACCTTCCGTGGCTGGAAGACGAGAAGGGCTTCCTCGAGCACCGCTACGACAAGATCAGCGCGCCCGAAGCCGCGAAGATGGCGGTCTCCCATGCTCCCAACTTCCAGCCGGGCGCACGCTGGGAGTACTCGAACACCAACTACGTCGTCGCCGGGATGGTGATCGAGAAGGTCACCGGCCGGTCGTGGCGCCGCGAGGTGACCGACCGGATCATCCGGCCGCTGGGCATGCAGGAGACCTCCGCTCCCGGCACGTCGCCGCGCATCCCGGCCCCCCACGCCCGCGGCTATCACCGGTTCCCGGTCGCCGGGACGAACGAACTCGGCGACTGGGTGGACGTGACCTCGCTGAACCCCGCCGCGGGCGGCGGCGCGGACGGTGAGCTGATCAGCACCACCGAAGACGGCAACAAGTTCCTCCAGGCACTGATGACCGGCAAGGTGCTCAAGCCCGCGCAGCTGGCCGAGATGAAGAAGACCGTGCCCGTCTCGGACAAGGCAGGCTACGGTCTCGGGCTGGCCTGGACGGCGACGTCGTGTGGCGGGTACTGGGGGCACGGCGGCGGGTGGCATGGTTTCGCGACCGGCAGTGGCGTGACCGAGAACGGGAAGCGCAGTGTGATGGTCACCGTGAACACGGTCACGCCTCGCACCGACAGCGAACACCCGGGTGACCCGATCAACACGCTTATCGAACGCGCGCTCTGCGACGGATAG
- a CDS encoding BTAD domain-containing putative transcriptional regulator, whose translation MDFRLLGEFEAPVDVGHARQRDVLVALLVSVNQAVSLDQLADRVWGDRLPSSPRDSLYSYLSRLRTALASHDVSIRRQGGGYLLEADPTNIDLHRFEHLVERAHTVEHALPLLDEALALWRGVPFTWADSPWFAEVRESLERRRLAAELDRNDLRLKVGRHLEVIDDLTARIADSVDERMAAQLILALHLDGRHADALRRYEEVRAKLAEELGTDPGPRLKELHQRILAADTPVAPRQLPAAPIAFTGRTAELDAVPKSGISVITGGGGLGKTWLALRWAHDNAAHFPDGQLYLNLRGFDPAGEPLDPATAVRGLLDALGVAPAAVPAGLDSRAALLRSMTAGRRMLIVLDNARETTQVLPLLPSGSCTVLVTSRSQLTGLVTGHAAHPITLRTLDDTIGRELLARRLGSARVAAEPDAIQEILRYCAGLPLALSVVAARAALQPGFPLHALATELAESGLDALDGGELPSSLRAVFACSYRALDEDVARAFRLLGIAPGPDIAAKSATVLIGGSSPIRALTAANLLEEHAPGRFRMHDLVRRYAAELAGRTDTAADRDAALTRLFDYYVHAAAVAMDCWAPQETYRRPPLRNPVEPPPAFADQQRAADWLDTETPVLLAISSPSHLSRLSTTIFRFLDTRARFHEALDLHTKAVAATEPGEVAHGWALSCRGYTLYRLGRYEEALADAEPARLLGKQHEDDVLENSALSALSQLNERRGRLEEALALAREGLAVARRSGHELLEGIALNNLGFHHETLGQYTEAAECLDRSGAIALRLGNGGLGGIVLCELGHVHARQGRFDEAVAALRQSLDFARLLRNPGLEAEVCNEFGETTAAMSDWDRSLEYHGKALKVAREIGYRHEEGRALLGLAQAHQRLGDLSRQHSNAEQALALFTALEAPEAGLARSLTGPASPSDGRDIRAG comes from the coding sequence ATGGATTTTCGACTGCTGGGCGAGTTCGAAGCGCCCGTGGACGTCGGGCACGCGCGGCAACGGGACGTGCTCGTCGCGCTGCTGGTGTCGGTCAACCAGGCGGTCTCGCTGGACCAGCTCGCCGACCGGGTCTGGGGCGACCGGCTGCCGTCGAGCCCGCGGGATTCGCTGTACAGCTACCTGTCCCGGCTGCGCACCGCGCTGGCTTCGCATGATGTCTCCATCCGCAGGCAGGGCGGCGGCTACCTGCTCGAGGCCGACCCGACGAACATCGACCTGCACCGCTTCGAGCACCTCGTCGAGCGAGCACATACTGTCGAGCATGCCTTGCCCTTGCTCGACGAGGCGCTCGCGCTGTGGCGCGGGGTGCCGTTCACCTGGGCGGATTCGCCTTGGTTCGCCGAGGTCCGCGAAAGCCTCGAGCGGCGCAGGCTCGCCGCCGAACTCGACCGCAACGACCTGCGGCTGAAGGTGGGCAGGCACCTCGAGGTGATCGACGACCTCACCGCCCGCATCGCGGACTCGGTCGACGAGCGAATGGCGGCCCAGCTGATTCTCGCGTTGCATCTCGACGGTCGCCACGCCGACGCGCTTCGGCGGTACGAGGAGGTCAGGGCCAAGCTCGCGGAAGAACTGGGCACCGACCCCGGACCGCGGCTGAAGGAGCTTCACCAGCGCATACTCGCCGCGGACACCCCGGTCGCGCCCCGGCAGCTGCCCGCGGCGCCCATCGCCTTCACCGGCCGGACCGCGGAACTCGACGCGGTGCCGAAGTCCGGCATCTCGGTGATCACCGGCGGCGGCGGACTCGGCAAGACCTGGCTGGCGCTGCGCTGGGCGCACGACAACGCCGCACACTTTCCCGACGGCCAGCTGTACCTGAACCTGCGTGGATTCGATCCCGCCGGCGAGCCGCTCGACCCGGCGACGGCCGTGCGCGGACTGCTCGACGCGCTCGGCGTCGCGCCCGCCGCCGTCCCGGCCGGGCTCGACAGCCGAGCGGCGCTGTTGCGGAGCATGACGGCAGGGCGGCGCATGCTGATCGTGCTCGACAACGCCCGCGAGACCACGCAGGTGCTGCCGCTGCTCCCCAGCGGCTCGTGCACGGTGCTGGTGACCAGCCGCAGCCAGCTGACGGGGCTGGTCACCGGCCACGCGGCGCACCCGATCACGTTGCGGACACTCGACGACACCATCGGTCGCGAGCTGCTCGCCCGGCGGCTCGGCAGCGCCAGGGTCGCCGCAGAGCCGGACGCCATCCAGGAGATTCTGCGCTACTGCGCGGGTCTGCCGCTCGCGTTGAGCGTGGTGGCCGCACGCGCTGCTCTTCAGCCGGGCTTTCCCTTGCACGCTCTGGCAACCGAGCTGGCCGAGTCCGGATTGGACGCTCTCGACGGCGGGGAACTCCCGTCGAGCCTGCGCGCCGTGTTCGCCTGTTCGTACCGGGCATTGGACGAGGACGTGGCCCGCGCCTTCCGGTTGCTCGGAATCGCACCAGGACCGGACATCGCGGCGAAGTCCGCGACCGTCCTCATCGGAGGGTCGAGCCCGATCCGCGCGCTCACGGCGGCCAATCTGCTGGAGGAGCACGCACCAGGCCGATTCCGCATGCACGACCTCGTTCGCCGCTACGCCGCCGAACTCGCCGGCCGCACGGACACCGCGGCGGACCGGGACGCCGCGCTGACCCGCCTGTTCGACTACTACGTGCACGCCGCCGCGGTCGCGATGGACTGCTGGGCGCCGCAGGAAACCTACCGCCGCCCGCCGCTGCGCAACCCCGTCGAACCACCGCCCGCCTTCGCCGACCAGCAGCGGGCAGCCGACTGGCTGGACACGGAAACGCCGGTGCTGCTGGCGATCAGCTCACCCAGCCACCTCAGCCGCTTGTCGACCACGATCTTCCGTTTCCTCGACACCCGAGCACGTTTCCACGAAGCCCTCGACCTGCACACCAAAGCGGTCGCCGCCACCGAACCCGGCGAAGTGGCGCACGGCTGGGCGTTGAGCTGCCGCGGCTACACCCTCTACCGGCTGGGCCGCTACGAGGAAGCGCTCGCCGACGCCGAACCGGCCCGGCTGCTCGGCAAGCAGCACGAGGACGACGTGCTGGAGAATTCGGCGCTCTCCGCGCTGTCGCAGCTCAACGAACGGCGCGGACGACTCGAAGAAGCACTGGCCTTGGCGCGAGAAGGCTTGGCGGTCGCTCGGCGGTCCGGCCACGAGCTGCTGGAAGGCATCGCGCTGAACAACCTCGGCTTCCACCACGAAACCCTCGGCCAGTACACCGAAGCCGCCGAGTGCCTCGACCGCAGCGGCGCCATCGCGCTGCGTCTGGGCAACGGCGGCCTCGGCGGAATCGTGCTGTGCGAACTCGGCCACGTCCACGCTCGCCAAGGTCGATTCGACGAGGCCGTTGCGGCACTCCGCCAGTCGCTCGACTTCGCCCGGCTGCTGCGCAACCCCGGTTTGGAAGCCGAAGTGTGCAACGAATTCGGCGAAACGACCGCGGCCATGTCCGACTGGGACCGATCGCTCGAATACCACGGCAAAGCGCTGAAGGTGGCCCGGGAAATCGGCTACCGGCACGAGGAAGGCCGCGCCCTGCTGGGACTCGCGCAAGCACATCAGCGGCTCGGCGACCTCTCCCGCCAGCACTCGAACGCCGAGCAGGCGCTCGCGCTGTTCACCGCACTCGAAGCCCCGGAAGCCGGACTCGCCCGCTCGCTCACCGGACCGGCTTCGCCGAGCGACGGTCGCGATATCCGAGCCGGGTAG